A window from Dehalobacter sp. DCA encodes these proteins:
- a CDS encoding YigZ family protein produces METFKIIERETEAEKVIEKSRFIALVKYIESTAEAEKNIKEIREALPNARHYVYAYRIHEGRIEKASDDGEPQGTGGRPVMELLQHRQLWNIQIIVVRYFGGILLGTGGLTRAYGGTARLALENTAIAQLVPHRIYVLRIPYSWFEQIRYGLKQKGIESGNEKFSEEIDLEVYIRDGDQDTFISWLDEFTNGQVSWKDAGAVLKPVTV; encoded by the coding sequence GTGGAAACATTTAAAATAATTGAGAGAGAGACAGAGGCCGAAAAAGTCATTGAGAAATCAAGGTTTATCGCTTTGGTCAAATATATTGAAAGCACGGCCGAAGCTGAAAAAAATATCAAGGAAATCCGGGAAGCCCTTCCGAATGCCCGCCATTATGTCTACGCTTACCGTATTCACGAAGGCAGGATTGAGAAAGCCTCAGATGACGGCGAACCGCAGGGTACAGGGGGAAGGCCTGTCATGGAGCTGCTCCAGCACCGGCAGCTCTGGAACATCCAGATCATTGTTGTGCGTTATTTTGGCGGGATCCTGCTTGGTACCGGTGGACTTACAAGAGCCTATGGCGGGACAGCCCGCCTCGCATTGGAGAACACAGCGATTGCCCAGCTCGTTCCGCACCGGATCTATGTACTCCGGATTCCGTACTCCTGGTTTGAACAGATCCGGTACGGCCTGAAGCAAAAGGGCATAGAAAGCGGCAATGAAAAGTTTAGTGAAGAAATTGATCTTGAAGTATATATCCGGGATGGAGATCAGGATACTTTTATCAGCTGGCTGGATGAATTCACCAACGGGCAGGTTTCCTGGAAGGATGCTGGGGCTGTATTAAAGCCGGTTACCGTATAG
- a CDS encoding thiamine-binding protein — protein sequence MAKITMAFQVIPKVEESRIYPVVDEAIKVVAQSGLPYEVGPMETALEGEPDEIWQVIKDAMEACIKAGASRVMTNVKIDYVPQGSTINEKIAKYR from the coding sequence TTGGCGAAGATAACAATGGCCTTTCAGGTCATTCCAAAAGTGGAGGAATCCAGAATCTATCCGGTTGTTGATGAAGCAATCAAAGTTGTCGCCCAAAGCGGCCTTCCCTACGAAGTCGGTCCGATGGAAACAGCACTTGAAGGAGAGCCCGATGAAATCTGGCAGGTCATCAAAGATGCTATGGAGGCTTGTATCAAAGCCGGGGCTTCCAGAGTAATGACCAATGTAAAAATTGACTATGTACCCCAGGGTTCCACGATCAATGAAAAAATTGCCAAGTACCGCTGA
- a CDS encoding UbiD family decarboxylase has translation MAVKSLRSWLHLLEQKGILRYVNREVDRRYELAAVSKVSDGRYTLQFNHVKGSNIPVVTNIAHSRELLALALGVRKEKLAEHFAWAQGHPGKCIMVSTGKAPVKSKILRPDLTGLPIIIHHEKDGGAFITAGLVIAKDPETGIQNVSIHRLLQMFSPRHLGILMLPRHLQQIYRKAEAMNVPLDIAVVIGVDPIPLLASQAQVPLGYDEISVAAALYGEPLPLVKCETVNLAVPAQAEINP, from the coding sequence ATGGCCGTTAAATCGTTGCGCAGTTGGCTGCATTTATTAGAACAGAAAGGAATTTTGCGGTATGTCAACAGGGAAGTTGACCGCCGCTACGAGTTGGCAGCCGTATCCAAAGTTTCAGATGGGCGATATACGCTTCAGTTCAATCATGTCAAAGGATCTAATATCCCTGTAGTAACCAATATTGCCCATAGCCGTGAGCTTTTGGCTTTGGCGCTTGGCGTCCGCAAAGAAAAGCTCGCTGAACATTTTGCCTGGGCACAAGGACATCCAGGAAAATGTATTATGGTTTCTACTGGGAAGGCCCCGGTAAAAAGCAAGATTTTACGTCCTGATCTGACCGGGTTACCGATTATTATTCATCATGAAAAGGACGGAGGAGCTTTTATAACCGCCGGATTAGTCATAGCCAAAGACCCTGAAACAGGAATACAAAATGTTTCAATTCATCGGCTGCTGCAAATGTTTTCTCCCCGTCACCTTGGCATTCTCATGCTCCCCCGACATCTCCAGCAAATATACAGAAAAGCTGAAGCGATGAATGTCCCGTTGGATATCGCCGTTGTAATCGGAGTCGACCCGATACCATTGCTAGCCTCTCAAGCACAAGTTCCCTTGGGTTATGACGAAATATCTGTTGCAGCCGCCTTGTATGGGGAACCTCTTCCGCTGGTAAAATGTGAAACGGTAAATCTTGCAGTGCCGGCTCAGGCTGAAATAAATCCTTGA
- a CDS encoding late competence development ComFB family protein, producing the protein MYELKNFSEVIVKKTLEDYLPVANIPCKCERCQADIMAFVLNRFPPRYYVSLKGEVMTHFESQMFPDKARVLAEVVGAAQIVASFPSHPLDQKEE; encoded by the coding sequence ATGTATGAACTAAAAAATTTTAGTGAAGTCATTGTGAAGAAAACACTGGAAGATTATCTGCCCGTCGCCAATATCCCTTGCAAATGCGAACGGTGTCAGGCCGACATAATGGCTTTTGTACTGAACCGCTTCCCTCCGAGATATTATGTTTCCTTAAAAGGCGAAGTCATGACGCACTTTGAATCACAAATGTTTCCGGACAAAGCCCGAGTTTTGGCAGAAGTCGTTGGCGCTGCCCAGATAGTTGCTTCTTTCCCGTCCCATCCGCTTGACCAGAAAGAAGAATAA
- a CDS encoding DEAD/DEAH box helicase: protein MISEYQGLKLDQFQMDAIEAINHGHSVIVSAPTGTGKTMVADYLVEKSIREGQRIIYTAPIKALSNQKFKDFSRQFGSKTIGIMTGDVVINPGAPLLIMTTEIFRNQVITNDPELEHVSYIIFDEIHWLNDEDRGTVWEESIILAPPNIKILGLSATIANAAELKGWIEAIRKDTVVLIEEQQRIVPLEYYYFCQDTGIIGYDDLIRFYYQKLKSTDRTDNSPLFKPTSHLDLIKTVDKQYLPTLYFVFSRKQCADKAHELANIKNYLSSEQSKEVKNIFLEHFGAEDTWSSSTRKLFRVCRKGIAYHHAGLLPLQKSVVEDLFLAKTISVLYCTETFSVGINYPVKAVCFDSLNKYDGRSFRALANHEFFQMSGRAGRRGIDEIGYSFAIVDLNYFEKEPPVKFDIAKLEPLTSQFRLSYNTVLNLLATLSPEQIETYFKKSFAAHSYILTAQKTEEEIRLLSEQSAQAKENLCEHVGTYRCPLNYYPKKKELDRLHKAYAKLDPRRRNKIFGRQMHRKIMKWEKILKTVPQKCTRKQNDSCKSFAGNWMNLEKEITDLKNQLFSMPDYNTFNSEFERKKALLQQIGYIGNDKLLPRGELARYIYVQEILVTELIYSGIIEQLDDDQLTALISCIDYESKRNEYFQKFDQIDFKPVREILNYIQSICGPDAVRFESKAAVLAYYWSKGAALIELQLLCTLDEGDIIAVLRRTIDLLRQMREAVTDQSLRERFSVCIKKLDRDEASIQELN, encoded by the coding sequence GTGATTTCCGAGTATCAGGGACTAAAACTCGACCAATTTCAAATGGATGCGATTGAAGCAATCAATCACGGGCATTCCGTCATTGTCTCAGCCCCTACCGGGACAGGAAAAACAATGGTAGCAGATTATCTGGTCGAGAAATCGATCCGCGAAGGCCAACGGATCATCTATACCGCGCCTATCAAAGCCTTAAGCAATCAGAAGTTTAAAGACTTTTCCCGGCAATTTGGCAGCAAGACCATTGGAATCATGACCGGGGATGTTGTGATCAATCCTGGCGCCCCGCTACTGATCATGACGACAGAGATCTTCCGCAACCAGGTTATCACCAATGATCCGGAACTGGAGCACGTTTCCTATATCATCTTTGACGAAATTCACTGGCTCAATGATGAGGACAGAGGTACAGTCTGGGAAGAATCCATCATTCTCGCTCCGCCAAATATTAAGATTCTGGGCTTAAGTGCGACAATTGCCAATGCTGCGGAACTGAAGGGCTGGATCGAGGCCATCCGCAAAGACACCGTTGTGTTGATCGAGGAACAGCAAAGGATCGTTCCTCTGGAATATTATTATTTTTGTCAGGACACCGGCATCATCGGCTATGATGACCTGATCAGGTTCTATTATCAGAAGCTTAAATCCACGGACAGAACCGATAATTCCCCGCTGTTTAAACCGACGTCACATCTTGACCTGATCAAAACTGTTGATAAACAATATCTTCCTACCCTCTATTTTGTATTCAGTAGAAAGCAATGCGCCGATAAAGCGCATGAACTGGCCAATATCAAAAACTACCTGTCGTCGGAACAAAGCAAAGAAGTGAAAAACATTTTTTTGGAGCATTTTGGTGCTGAAGATACTTGGTCCTCTTCCACGCGCAAGTTATTCAGGGTCTGCCGGAAAGGTATTGCCTATCACCATGCCGGGCTGCTGCCTTTGCAGAAATCCGTCGTAGAGGATCTTTTCCTGGCCAAGACGATCTCAGTTCTGTACTGTACCGAGACCTTCAGTGTCGGGATCAACTATCCTGTCAAGGCCGTCTGCTTTGATTCCCTAAACAAATACGACGGACGCAGTTTCAGGGCTCTGGCAAACCACGAATTTTTTCAGATGTCCGGCAGAGCCGGCCGACGCGGTATTGACGAGATCGGTTATTCCTTTGCGATTGTTGATTTGAATTACTTTGAAAAAGAACCGCCGGTAAAATTTGATATTGCCAAGTTAGAACCTCTGACCAGTCAGTTTCGGCTTTCCTATAATACAGTTTTGAATCTCCTGGCAACATTATCGCCGGAGCAAATCGAAACCTATTTCAAAAAAAGTTTTGCTGCTCATTCCTATATCTTGACCGCACAAAAAACAGAAGAAGAGATTCGTCTTCTGTCCGAGCAATCAGCCCAAGCCAAAGAGAACCTTTGTGAGCATGTCGGGACCTATCGGTGTCCGCTGAATTACTACCCGAAAAAGAAAGAATTGGACAGGCTTCACAAAGCCTATGCCAAATTGGACCCGCGACGCCGCAATAAGATTTTCGGGCGTCAGATGCACCGAAAAATCATGAAATGGGAGAAGATCCTTAAGACTGTTCCCCAGAAATGTACCAGAAAACAAAACGACAGCTGTAAATCCTTCGCCGGAAACTGGATGAACCTCGAAAAAGAAATCACGGACCTCAAGAATCAATTGTTCTCAATGCCGGATTACAACACATTTAATTCCGAATTTGAAAGAAAAAAAGCCCTGCTGCAGCAAATAGGCTATATCGGAAATGACAAGCTTTTGCCGCGTGGGGAGCTCGCCAGATATATTTATGTGCAGGAAATCCTGGTAACCGAATTGATTTACTCAGGAATCATCGAACAGCTGGATGATGACCAGCTGACTGCGCTGATTTCCTGTATTGATTATGAAAGCAAACGTAATGAGTATTTCCAGAAGTTTGACCAAATTGATTTTAAGCCTGTCAGGGAAATCCTGAATTATATTCAGAGCATCTGCGGGCCTGACGCTGTGCGCTTTGAATCCAAGGCGGCCGTCCTTGCGTATTATTGGAGCAAAGGCGCCGCATTAATCGAGCTTCAGCTGCTCTGCACCCTCGATGAAGGAGATATTATCGCGGTCTTAAGGCGGACCATCGATTTACTGCGCCAGATGCGGGAAGCCGTAACAGACCAGTCGTTAAGAGAACGCTTCAGCGTCTGCATCAAGAAACTGGACAGAGATGAGGCTTCGATCCAAGAGTTAAATTAA
- a CDS encoding ABC transporter permease: protein MLKNNSRRFRPPAVLLRYAPALFFLVVLLAVWQLTVNYFSIPRWLLPSPSQIGKALWNTKDMIWGHTKATIIETTLGLGLAVALGMTVSTLMTLFPLSRRVFYPFLIISQTIPLIAVAPLLLLWLGYGVLPKILIVVLVCFFPIAISLLEGLELSDLDLLHLLQSMGASKWQVFSLIRWPHAMPALFSGLKIAAAYSVMTAVISEWLGASQGLGVYLLRSSNNFLTDRVFAAIIAITALSFFYYAIIIILTRLVLPWYSRYRRTS from the coding sequence TTGCTGAAAAACAATAGCCGGAGATTCCGACCACCGGCTGTATTGCTGAGGTATGCCCCTGCCCTTTTCTTTTTGGTTGTGCTGCTGGCAGTCTGGCAGCTTACGGTAAATTACTTCAGCATCCCCCGCTGGCTTCTTCCCTCTCCTTCTCAGATCGGGAAAGCTCTCTGGAATACGAAGGACATGATCTGGGGCCATACCAAAGCAACGATCATTGAGACGACGTTGGGCTTAGGGCTCGCTGTTGCTCTGGGCATGACGGTCAGCACACTGATGACGCTGTTTCCGCTGTCCCGGCGGGTGTTTTATCCATTTCTGATCATTTCCCAGACGATCCCCTTGATAGCGGTCGCACCGCTGCTGTTGCTCTGGCTGGGGTATGGGGTACTGCCTAAAATCTTGATTGTCGTTCTGGTCTGTTTTTTTCCGATCGCGATCAGTTTGCTTGAAGGCCTTGAATTAAGCGATTTGGATCTTCTGCATCTGCTGCAAAGCATGGGCGCATCCAAATGGCAGGTATTCTCCCTAATCCGTTGGCCTCACGCTATGCCTGCACTGTTTTCAGGCTTGAAGATTGCTGCTGCCTACAGTGTCATGACGGCTGTCATCAGTGAATGGCTTGGAGCAAGCCAGGGGCTCGGTGTCTATCTGCTGCGTTCTTCGAATAATTTCCTTACCGACAGAGTATTTGCAGCAATCATTGCAATCACTGCTCTCAGCTTCTTTTATTATGCAATCATTATTATTCTGACCAGGCTAGTGCTTCCCTGGTATTCCCGATACAGGCGGACAAGCTGA
- a CDS encoding demethylmenaquinone methyltransferase: MDFAGKDKSEYVKETFNAIAGKYDLMNSLMSMGMDNAWRAKAVRIVEAKPGMKMIDLCCGTGKLTREIAVAVGDSGRVIGVDFSEEMLAVGGKNIENDRYKASIELLQGNAMSLPFTDNSFDGATVGWGLRNLPDLRRGIREMIRVVKPGSMVVSLDMGKPTMPVFKQLYWLYFEKIVPWLGKIHGGKQKEYTYLFDSACEFESQRQLAQIFAECGLQDTGYKNLVGGVVAIVYGRKSK, from the coding sequence ATGGATTTTGCAGGCAAAGATAAATCAGAATACGTCAAGGAAACGTTTAACGCAATTGCCGGGAAATATGATCTAATGAATTCCCTGATGAGTATGGGGATGGATAACGCCTGGCGGGCCAAAGCAGTCAGGATTGTCGAGGCTAAACCCGGAATGAAGATGATTGACCTGTGCTGCGGAACCGGCAAGCTTACCAGAGAAATTGCCGTCGCCGTCGGGGATTCTGGCAGAGTCATCGGAGTCGATTTTTCAGAGGAAATGCTGGCTGTCGGCGGGAAAAATATTGAAAATGACCGTTACAAAGCGAGTATTGAGCTTTTGCAGGGCAATGCGATGAGCTTGCCTTTTACCGACAACAGTTTTGACGGAGCGACCGTTGGCTGGGGACTCAGGAATCTTCCTGATCTGCGCCGCGGAATCCGGGAAATGATCCGTGTTGTCAAACCTGGTTCGATGGTCGTATCTCTGGATATGGGAAAACCGACTATGCCGGTTTTCAAACAGCTTTACTGGCTGTATTTTGAGAAGATCGTTCCGTGGCTGGGAAAAATTCACGGCGGAAAACAAAAAGAATACACGTATCTTTTTGATTCGGCCTGTGAATTTGAATCTCAGCGACAGCTCGCCCAGATCTTTGCTGAATGCGGACTTCAGGATACGGGATATAAAAATCTTGTCGGCGGTGTTGTGGCGATCGTGTATGGCCGAAAATCAAAATGA
- a CDS encoding CBS domain-containing protein, whose amino-acid sequence MRVMDIMSTDVSWVDPAAKVTDIAKMMRDKNIGAVPVVQVGKVLGIITDRDIVLRVIASNKDVNQVTAEQCMTADPICIDGTQDIDTVAETMAEYQVKRLPVLNKGQIIGVIALGDLAIEDIHINEAGEALNGISRGISH is encoded by the coding sequence ATGCGGGTCATGGATATTATGTCAACGGATGTAAGCTGGGTGGACCCAGCAGCTAAAGTTACGGATATCGCTAAAATGATGAGAGATAAAAATATTGGTGCTGTTCCGGTCGTTCAGGTCGGCAAAGTATTGGGAATTATTACAGATCGGGATATCGTTCTGAGAGTCATCGCTTCGAACAAGGATGTCAACCAGGTGACGGCCGAGCAGTGTATGACGGCAGATCCAATCTGTATCGATGGCACGCAGGATATCGATACCGTTGCTGAAACCATGGCTGAATACCAGGTAAAACGTCTTCCTGTACTGAACAAGGGGCAAATTATTGGGGTCATTGCGTTAGGTGACCTTGCGATTGAAGACATTCATATCAATGAGGCTGGAGAGGCTTTAAACGGTATATCGCGAGGTATTAGCCATTAA
- a CDS encoding uroporphyrinogen decarboxylase family protein → MSEAANLYQERLDRVFKTLRLEQADRVPVLGTYGSWSSYFAGYTDSETNWDMDKCGKALMKVADELSLDMIHMIYNRPAGMYQALGSSAYHYLSDSNILQYSDKSAQIMKDDEYPELTKDPFKFFVEKVLPRKYTELAKNSPMKDLAFAKGAMNFGMFGAQKGAVEGTLAAQYGMPLLVDGLLLHPLDWIADFFRGIKGAFMDIRRRPAEFAEAIQALTPLMIRFGMGQVHMGPPKPNPKVLLMPLHLPPMLKTADFDKFYWPSFKMIMEFFAAHNVYVIPFYEGDWSRYYNHLQELPAKKSGGWFEHGDPKELKQKLTDTLCVIGLFPATLLQYGTKQECIAKAKEIMDGMEGGGYIFATDKELLAPQDGKAENIIAVNKFVMEYGIY, encoded by the coding sequence ATGAGTGAAGCTGCGAATCTATACCAAGAACGTCTGGACCGTGTTTTTAAAACCTTAAGGCTCGAACAAGCAGACCGCGTTCCTGTGTTAGGGACTTATGGGTCTTGGAGTTCGTACTTTGCGGGGTATACCGATTCTGAAACCAATTGGGACATGGACAAATGCGGTAAAGCCCTAATGAAAGTAGCAGATGAGCTTTCATTAGATATGATCCATATGATTTACAACAGGCCGGCTGGCATGTATCAGGCGTTGGGGAGCAGTGCATACCACTACTTAAGTGACAGCAATATCCTTCAGTATTCCGACAAGTCTGCCCAAATAATGAAAGATGATGAATATCCCGAACTTACCAAAGATCCGTTCAAGTTTTTTGTAGAAAAGGTTCTGCCGCGAAAATATACCGAACTGGCTAAAAATTCCCCGATGAAGGATTTAGCATTTGCCAAAGGTGCCATGAACTTTGGAATGTTTGGGGCCCAGAAGGGAGCCGTTGAGGGCACGCTTGCCGCGCAATACGGAATGCCCTTGCTGGTTGACGGCCTTCTTTTACACCCATTGGATTGGATTGCCGATTTCTTCCGGGGAATTAAAGGCGCGTTCATGGATATCCGCCGCCGTCCGGCCGAATTCGCTGAGGCTATTCAGGCGCTTACGCCGTTGATGATCAGGTTTGGCATGGGTCAGGTGCACATGGGACCGCCGAAACCAAACCCCAAAGTTCTTCTTATGCCGCTGCATTTGCCTCCAATGCTTAAAACAGCGGATTTTGATAAGTTTTACTGGCCATCATTTAAAATGATCATGGAATTTTTCGCTGCCCATAATGTCTATGTGATACCGTTTTACGAAGGTGATTGGTCGCGTTATTACAATCATCTTCAAGAGCTTCCAGCTAAGAAATCAGGGGGCTGGTTTGAACACGGCGATCCCAAGGAACTTAAACAAAAACTAACAGACACTTTATGTGTCATTGGACTTTTTCCTGCGACCCTGCTGCAATATGGGACCAAGCAGGAATGTATCGCCAAAGCAAAAGAAATAATGGACGGAATGGAAGGCGGCGGCTACATTTTTGCTACTGATAAGGAGCTTCTTGCGCCGCAGGATGGTAAGGCGGAGAACATTATCGCCGTAAATAAATTCGTCATGGAGTATGGTATTTATTAA
- a CDS encoding ABC transporter substrate-binding protein produces MKTKKILVTFIVLLLILTVTLSGCSKQAEQNSGQNNQSVKLTLMLDWTPNTNHTGLFVAQDKGYFKDQGLEVSIVNPSSQGTLEQLVATGKVDFGISAQEQVTSARLSDLPLVSLATIIQHNTSGFVSLRSKNILTAKDFEGKTYGGWGLPSETAILTALMQKENADFSKINMVNIGETDQLASLNSNIDLTWIFYGWTGIQAEIRGQELNMIWLKDIDPALDYYTPVIVSNEKMIQSNPDTVRKMMQAISAGYEFAIENPEESAKILIKYAPESDPEMIKRSQAWLSPQYEADAKQWGVQKATVWENYSKWLYDNKLVTKMMDSSKAFTNDFLPTR; encoded by the coding sequence ATGAAAACGAAAAAGATATTGGTTACGTTTATTGTGCTCCTTCTGATTCTCACTGTGACTCTTTCGGGTTGCAGCAAACAGGCTGAACAGAACTCCGGCCAGAATAACCAGTCGGTTAAACTAACGCTTATGCTGGACTGGACACCGAATACGAATCATACCGGACTATTTGTTGCTCAGGATAAAGGCTATTTCAAAGACCAGGGACTCGAAGTCAGCATTGTCAACCCATCGAGCCAAGGAACACTCGAGCAGCTTGTTGCAACCGGAAAGGTAGATTTTGGTATCAGTGCACAGGAACAGGTTACATCTGCCCGCCTCAGTGACTTGCCACTTGTCTCTCTGGCAACCATCATTCAGCACAACACCTCTGGTTTTGTCTCGCTGAGAAGCAAGAATATCCTGACAGCCAAGGATTTTGAAGGGAAAACATACGGCGGCTGGGGGTTGCCTTCGGAGACCGCGATCCTTACAGCGCTGATGCAAAAAGAAAATGCCGACTTCAGCAAAATCAACATGGTCAATATCGGGGAAACCGATCAGTTGGCCTCTTTGAATAGCAATATTGATCTGACCTGGATTTTCTATGGTTGGACAGGTATCCAGGCTGAAATCAGAGGACAGGAACTTAATATGATCTGGCTGAAAGATATCGACCCTGCCCTCGATTATTACACACCGGTCATTGTCTCGAACGAGAAAATGATTCAGAGTAACCCCGATACTGTCCGCAAAATGATGCAGGCAATCAGTGCCGGCTACGAATTTGCAATTGAAAATCCGGAAGAATCAGCTAAAATCTTGATCAAATATGCTCCTGAATCCGATCCGGAAATGATCAAACGCAGCCAGGCCTGGCTGAGCCCGCAGTACGAAGCCGATGCGAAACAATGGGGTGTCCAGAAAGCAACTGTCTGGGAAAACTACAGCAAGTGGCTCTATGACAATAAGCTCGTCACCAAAATGATGGATTCATCCAAAGCTTTTACCAATGACTTTCTTCCGACCAGATAA
- a CDS encoding cobalamin B12-binding domain-containing protein (Presence of a B(12) (cobalamin)-binding domain implies dependence on cobalamin itself, in one of its several forms, or in some unusual lineages, dependence on a cobalamin-like analog.) encodes MVDLKVLTQAMSDLDEDVLNMAIDEVLSKDDNAAEAQEVVKACQQGMTLVGERYDSGEYFIGDLVFAGEVLQSVMDKLQPALSAGSSAKGGKIVLATVFGDLHDIGKNIFRSMVEAAGFEVLDLGINVPVNQIVDKVKEVNPDIIGLSGVLTLALDSMKETVDTLNEAGLRNSVKVIIGGVPVNENVCKSIGADAFSTNAAEGVKICQRWVG; translated from the coding sequence GTGGTGGATTTGAAAGTCCTGACTCAAGCGATGTCCGATTTGGACGAAGACGTGTTAAACATGGCGATTGATGAAGTACTAAGCAAAGACGACAACGCCGCCGAAGCTCAAGAAGTTGTTAAAGCCTGTCAGCAAGGTATGACACTCGTAGGTGAACGCTATGATTCGGGCGAGTACTTTATCGGGGACTTAGTCTTCGCCGGGGAAGTGCTGCAAAGTGTTATGGACAAGCTCCAACCGGCTTTAAGTGCAGGATCCTCCGCAAAAGGCGGGAAAATTGTCCTGGCTACTGTTTTCGGAGATCTTCATGACATCGGCAAAAATATTTTCAGATCCATGGTGGAAGCCGCAGGTTTTGAGGTACTTGACCTGGGGATCAATGTTCCGGTTAACCAGATCGTGGACAAGGTTAAAGAAGTTAACCCTGATATTATCGGATTAAGCGGCGTACTCACTTTGGCGCTGGACAGTATGAAAGAAACGGTTGATACGCTTAATGAAGCAGGCCTTAGAAATTCAGTCAAGGTGATTATCGGCGGAGTACCCGTTAATGAGAATGTATGTAAAAGCATAGGGGCCGACGCTTTTTCGACAAACGCCGCTGAAGGCGTAAAAATATGCCAAAGATGGGTGGGTTGA
- a CDS encoding UbiD family decarboxylase domain-containing protein: protein MLPHVRHMEGPFGEFPKTYTPPYPKPMIELTAITTRQDPIYHTIVPASNEHFLIGGIPREGGLLETMRKTVSNVKHVRFTSESSCRFHAVVSIDKKSEDEPKNAIVAAINSSQDIKHIVIVDQDINIFDSRDVEWAIATRTQAGRDVIIAHDLPGNLLDPSATNSISDKMGIDATMPLGQYGRFAKMRIPGEEKIYLDDYLR from the coding sequence ATGCTCCCGCATGTTCGTCATATGGAAGGCCCTTTTGGTGAGTTTCCCAAAACATATACGCCACCTTATCCCAAACCAATGATTGAACTTACGGCAATAACGACCCGGCAGGACCCAATCTACCATACAATTGTTCCTGCCAGCAATGAACACTTTCTGATTGGCGGGATTCCTCGTGAGGGTGGTTTGTTGGAAACAATGCGTAAAACTGTCTCCAACGTCAAACATGTCCGTTTTACGAGCGAAAGTTCCTGTCGTTTCCATGCAGTCGTTTCGATTGATAAAAAATCTGAGGACGAACCGAAAAATGCCATCGTCGCTGCCATTAACAGCAGCCAGGATATCAAGCATATTGTTATTGTCGATCAGGATATTAATATCTTTGATTCTAGGGACGTCGAATGGGCTATCGCTACCCGGACCCAGGCCGGCCGCGATGTCATTATCGCTCACGATCTGCCTGGCAACCTTCTGGATCCTTCAGCTACAAACTCCATAAGTGATAAAATGGGTATTGATGCGACCATGCCACTTGGACAATACGGACGTTTTGCTAAAATGCGCATTCCCGGCGAAGAAAAAATTTATCTTGATGATTATCTAAGGTGA
- a CDS encoding ABC transporter ATP-binding protein, with translation MTLALKNLSKTYIENGQSMEIFRDLNLTIESGSFVSLIGPSGSGKSTLCNLIAGIEKPDQGQILLDDQEITGMPGHVGYMFQKDLLLPWRTLRENVTLGCDLIRQDKKISSVEAIKGLEHFGLLDFADYYPHQLSGGMKQRGALLRTILFGQSTLLLDEPFGALDALTRREMQLWLLSIWIETKHTVLFITHDIEEAILLSDKIFVLSKYPAKIVEVIDVPFPRPRDPELIFSSGILPLKTKLFHLLGT, from the coding sequence TTGACACTTGCCTTAAAAAACCTTTCGAAAACCTATATCGAAAACGGTCAGTCCATGGAGATTTTCCGGGATTTGAATCTGACCATTGAGAGCGGTTCTTTCGTCTCCCTGATCGGGCCTTCCGGTTCCGGCAAGAGTACGCTGTGCAATCTTATCGCCGGTATTGAAAAGCCCGACCAGGGGCAAATCCTTCTCGATGACCAAGAAATCACCGGAATGCCAGGACATGTCGGCTACATGTTTCAAAAAGACCTGCTTCTTCCGTGGCGGACTCTTCGGGAAAATGTAACGCTGGGCTGCGATCTCATACGCCAGGATAAAAAAATCTCTTCAGTCGAGGCCATCAAGGGTTTGGAACATTTTGGACTGCTCGATTTTGCCGATTACTATCCTCATCAGCTTTCCGGCGGCATGAAACAGCGCGGCGCCCTGCTCCGAACCATCCTATTCGGACAGTCCACGCTACTTTTGGATGAGCCTTTCGGGGCGCTTGATGCCCTGACCCGCAGAGAAATGCAGCTTTGGCTGCTGTCAATCTGGATTGAAACCAAGCATACCGTGCTCTTTATTACCCATGATATTGAAGAAGCAATCCTGCTTTCGGATAAAATTTTTGTACTCAGCAAATACCCGGCAAAAATTGTCGAGGTCATCGACGTTCCGTTTCCCCGGCCGCGTGATCCGGAGCTGATTTTTTCTTCCGGGATATTGCCTTTGAAGACAAAACTGTTTCACTTGCTGGGAACTTGA